A region from the Amycolatopsis camponoti genome encodes:
- a CDS encoding heparinase II/III family protein, whose product MMGPGWYLRRLSRMGPAEVVGRARHAVVQRQWRTALPTPPDWPSHPRFTAALPSGALDKVSGEAVKRLLATADELMAGRAEYFGVVRSDLESPDWCLDPKTGRRAPSNVYAFDVPYRSEDTVGDIKQIWEPSRHQHLTVLAAAYALTGNSDYASRVAAHLRSWWAENPPLQGPHWVSGIELGIRLLSWVWTRRLLDGWAGAGELFEDNPDFQLQLWHHQNWLSTLRSHGSSANNHVIAEDAGLLAAACAFGWFPESARWRTEAMRSLDVQLARNTFASGLNAELASEYHGLVLELGLAAAVEADAAGTPVPDSTWDVLLRMTDALASIVDNRFRPPRQGDADDGFGLIVDGLETDRWASLLATGEALFGRLGWWPPVPAEDVRTPLLASLVSRTPRAAGVRAARRPAHLRDAGMTILRSGRIWARCDGGPHGFLSIAAHAHADALSVEVRHDGVDILADPGTFCYHGEPRWRSYFRSTLGHNTLELAGTDQSVSGGPFLWTRHAVTKVLDVRTPDEGPSRWTAAHDGYAPALHRRTVELDGDVLKIVDEVLGDTRPAARLAFHLGPAVTVRLEGTVAHLRWQGTATGSVAPVHTAVLELPSELSWTAHRGEIDPPLGWYSAGFGRKEPSTTLVGSGTPGHLATLLRFS is encoded by the coding sequence ATGATGGGTCCCGGCTGGTACCTGCGCCGGCTGTCCCGGATGGGGCCGGCGGAGGTCGTCGGCCGTGCGCGGCACGCCGTCGTCCAGCGGCAGTGGCGGACTGCCCTGCCGACTCCGCCGGACTGGCCGTCGCACCCGCGTTTCACGGCCGCGCTGCCTTCCGGGGCACTGGACAAGGTGTCCGGCGAGGCCGTCAAGCGGCTGCTGGCCACCGCCGACGAGCTGATGGCCGGCCGCGCCGAGTACTTCGGCGTGGTCCGTTCGGATCTCGAGTCGCCGGACTGGTGCCTCGACCCGAAGACCGGCCGGCGCGCGCCCTCGAACGTGTACGCGTTCGACGTGCCGTACCGCTCGGAGGACACGGTCGGCGACATCAAGCAGATCTGGGAGCCGTCGCGCCACCAGCACCTCACCGTGCTGGCCGCGGCGTACGCCCTGACCGGCAACTCGGACTACGCCTCCCGCGTTGCCGCCCACCTGCGTTCGTGGTGGGCGGAGAACCCGCCGCTGCAGGGGCCGCACTGGGTCAGCGGCATCGAGCTGGGCATCCGGCTGCTGTCGTGGGTCTGGACGCGCCGCCTGCTCGACGGCTGGGCCGGCGCCGGGGAGCTGTTCGAGGACAACCCAGACTTCCAGCTGCAGCTGTGGCACCACCAGAACTGGCTTTCGACGCTGCGCAGCCACGGCTCGTCGGCGAACAACCACGTCATCGCCGAGGACGCCGGCCTGCTGGCCGCCGCGTGCGCGTTCGGCTGGTTCCCGGAATCGGCTCGCTGGCGAACCGAAGCGATGCGTTCCCTCGACGTCCAGCTGGCCCGCAACACCTTCGCCTCGGGACTGAACGCCGAGCTGGCGTCCGAGTACCACGGCCTGGTGCTGGAGCTGGGGCTGGCGGCGGCGGTCGAGGCCGATGCCGCGGGCACCCCGGTGCCGGACTCGACGTGGGACGTCCTGCTCCGGATGACCGACGCTCTGGCGTCCATTGTGGACAATCGGTTCCGCCCGCCGCGCCAAGGTGACGCCGACGACGGCTTCGGCCTGATCGTCGATGGTCTCGAAACCGACCGCTGGGCGTCGCTGCTGGCGACCGGCGAGGCGCTGTTCGGCCGCCTCGGCTGGTGGCCGCCGGTCCCGGCTGAGGACGTCCGCACACCGTTGCTGGCCTCGCTGGTGTCTCGGACTCCGCGCGCCGCGGGCGTTCGCGCCGCCCGCCGTCCCGCGCACCTGCGGGACGCGGGCATGACGATCCTGCGCTCGGGCCGGATCTGGGCCCGCTGCGACGGCGGGCCGCACGGCTTCCTCTCGATCGCCGCGCACGCCCACGCCGACGCGCTGTCGGTCGAGGTCCGCCACGACGGCGTCGACATCCTGGCCGACCCCGGAACCTTCTGCTACCACGGCGAGCCGCGGTGGCGGTCCTACTTCCGGTCGACGCTCGGCCACAACACGCTCGAACTGGCGGGGACCGACCAGTCGGTGTCCGGCGGGCCCTTCCTGTGGACGCGGCACGCGGTCACGAAGGTGCTCGACGTGCGCACCCCCGACGAGGGCCCGTCCCGCTGGACGGCGGCCCACGACGGCTACGCACCCGCGCTCCACCGCCGCACGGTCGAGCTCGACGGCGACGTGCTGAAGATCGTCGACGAAGTGCTCGGCGACACCCGCCCGGCCGCACGCCTGGCGTTCCACCTGGGGCCGGCGGTCACCGTCCGGCTCGAGGGGACCGTCGCCCACCTGCGCTGGCAGGGCACCGCCACGGGGTCCGTCGCCCCCGTGCACACCGCCGTGCTGGAACTGCCGTCCGAGTTGTCGTGGACGGCCCACCGCGGTGAGATCGACCCACCCCTCGGCTGGTACTCCGCGGGCTTCGGCCGCAAGGAGCCCTCGACCACCCTCGTCGGCTCCGGCACCCCCGGACACCTCGCCACCCTGCTCCGCTTCAGTTAG
- a CDS encoding glycosyltransferase, protein MKVLVVHNRYRSEQPSGENNVVDAEVTLLSEGGHQVSLFERRSDDITSMSLPRKAAVPLTVPWNPAVRKELAARLRATRPDVVHIHNTFPLLSPSVVAACADAGVPAVATLHNYGMVCPPGTLHRDGHICTECVGGAPLPAVQHGCYRGSRVATLPMAASTAVNRRRWWTGIARFFCISAAQRDLLVSAGMPGERMAVKHNFVTDPGVRRTGDGKHVLFLGRVTEEKGVGLLMQAWDRLGGALGVPLVIAGTGPMQDEVATWAAGRADVSYVGLQNKAECRALTADAVAVVAPSTWLEAFGLVVVEAMAAGVPTVAASHGAFPELVDDGVTGLLHAPNDAGSLADRLRTVVGERNREMGDAARVRYEKDFTPAVGLDRLIAGYEAAIEARG, encoded by the coding sequence GTGAAGGTGCTCGTGGTGCACAACCGGTACCGGTCCGAGCAGCCGAGCGGCGAGAACAACGTCGTCGACGCCGAAGTGACGCTCCTTTCCGAGGGTGGGCACCAGGTGTCGCTGTTCGAGCGCCGCAGCGACGACATCACGTCCATGTCGCTGCCCCGCAAGGCCGCGGTGCCGCTGACGGTGCCGTGGAACCCGGCGGTGCGGAAGGAGCTCGCCGCCCGGCTGCGCGCGACCCGCCCGGACGTCGTGCACATCCACAACACGTTCCCGCTGCTGTCGCCGTCGGTGGTCGCGGCCTGCGCGGACGCGGGGGTGCCCGCGGTCGCGACGCTCCACAACTACGGGATGGTCTGCCCACCCGGCACGCTCCACCGCGACGGCCACATCTGCACCGAGTGCGTCGGCGGCGCACCACTGCCGGCGGTGCAGCACGGCTGCTACCGCGGTTCACGCGTGGCGACGCTCCCGATGGCGGCGAGCACGGCCGTCAACCGGCGCCGGTGGTGGACGGGCATCGCCCGGTTCTTCTGCATTTCGGCGGCCCAACGTGACCTCCTGGTGTCGGCCGGGATGCCCGGCGAGCGGATGGCGGTGAAGCACAACTTCGTCACCGACCCCGGCGTCCGCCGCACCGGCGACGGCAAGCACGTGCTGTTCCTCGGCCGCGTCACCGAGGAGAAGGGGGTCGGCCTGCTGATGCAGGCGTGGGACCGCCTCGGCGGCGCCCTGGGTGTGCCGCTGGTCATCGCCGGCACCGGCCCGATGCAGGACGAGGTCGCGACCTGGGCGGCCGGCCGCGCCGACGTGTCGTACGTGGGTCTGCAGAACAAGGCGGAGTGCCGTGCTCTGACGGCCGACGCGGTGGCGGTGGTGGCGCCGTCGACGTGGCTGGAGGCGTTCGGCCTGGTGGTGGTCGAGGCGATGGCCGCGGGCGTCCCGACGGTGGCGGCGTCGCACGGCGCGTTCCCGGAACTGGTGGACGACGGCGTCACCGGCCTCCTGCACGCACCGAACGACGCCGGCTCGCTGGCGGACCGGCTGCGCACGGTGGTCGGCGAGAGAAACCGCGAGATGGGCGACGCGGCCCGCGTCCGGTACGAGAAGGACTTCACGCCGGCGGTCGGCTTGGACCGGTTGATCGCCGGATACGAGGCGGCGATCGAGGCGCGCGGGTGA
- the asnB gene encoding asparagine synthase (glutamine-hydrolyzing) has translation MCGIAGTYLWPDGGQLTDRLTKTLAHRGPDGSGRYDHAVGGGSVHLGHRRLSIIDLSETGAQPMVLDGLALSYNGELYNAPELRAELSAAGVRFRGTSDTEVLLQAWRRWGTDCLPKLRGMFAFAMFEEGTGELFLVRDQLGIKPLFFVPRGGGVAFASELKALAGELGGSLQVDNAALIASLLYYWVPDSRCAYQGAEKLQPGTWLRCRPDGRIDRGRFWSLREVAEEGAAFDGEVDLHEVISESTAKHLLSDVPVATFLSGGLDSSYLTALAARSQPGISAYTIGFRAEDAKFEAMPDDLKYARIVAQQFGVDLHEIEIAPQVLDLLPKMTYHLDEPIGDPAAINSFLICSAAREAGVKVMLSGMGADELFAGYRKHLANLIALRYHKVPGAVRKPVESLVDRLPVASAKRGYRSVRFAKRFLSFAGLPEETAFRRSYTMYDQAELLSLVNPDFAPAVEDVLTEHADTYNDQALDDFVNRMCLADSRMFLPGLNLTYTDRSTMAASTEVRTPFVDVEVVRAAFKIPGDKKIVGRAGKVALKNAALNILPSEIVHRPKGLFSAPLRAWMSRDLAPLVREVVNEGVLVSSGFLQREALQRMVAEDAAGQEDRGKHLWHVLTLEYWYRNAMSGAGAK, from the coding sequence ATGTGCGGCATCGCAGGCACCTACCTCTGGCCGGACGGCGGGCAGCTCACCGACCGGCTGACCAAGACGCTGGCCCACCGCGGGCCGGATGGCTCCGGCCGCTACGACCACGCCGTCGGCGGCGGCTCCGTCCACTTGGGACACCGGCGGCTCTCGATCATCGACCTGTCCGAGACCGGCGCCCAGCCGATGGTCCTCGACGGGCTCGCGCTGAGCTACAACGGCGAGCTGTACAACGCGCCTGAACTGCGGGCTGAGCTTTCCGCGGCCGGCGTCCGGTTCCGGGGGACGTCCGACACCGAGGTGCTGCTGCAGGCGTGGCGGCGCTGGGGCACGGACTGCCTGCCGAAGCTGCGCGGGATGTTCGCCTTCGCGATGTTCGAGGAAGGCACCGGCGAGCTGTTCCTGGTCCGCGACCAGCTGGGCATCAAGCCGCTGTTCTTCGTGCCGCGGGGCGGCGGCGTCGCCTTCGCCTCCGAGCTGAAGGCGCTGGCCGGTGAGCTGGGTGGGTCGCTGCAGGTCGACAACGCCGCGCTGATCGCGTCCCTGCTCTACTACTGGGTGCCGGACAGCCGCTGCGCCTACCAGGGTGCGGAGAAACTGCAGCCGGGCACGTGGCTGCGCTGCCGCCCGGACGGTCGGATCGACCGCGGCCGGTTCTGGTCACTGCGCGAGGTCGCCGAGGAAGGTGCGGCCTTCGACGGCGAGGTCGACCTGCACGAGGTGATCTCCGAGTCGACCGCCAAGCACCTGCTCTCCGACGTCCCGGTCGCGACGTTCCTCTCGGGCGGCCTGGATTCCAGCTACCTGACGGCGCTGGCCGCGCGGTCGCAGCCGGGGATCTCCGCCTACACCATCGGGTTCCGCGCCGAGGACGCGAAGTTCGAGGCCATGCCGGACGACCTGAAGTACGCCCGGATCGTGGCGCAGCAGTTCGGCGTCGACCTGCACGAGATCGAGATCGCGCCGCAGGTGCTCGACCTGCTGCCGAAGATGACCTACCACCTCGACGAGCCGATCGGCGACCCGGCGGCGATCAACTCGTTCCTCATCTGCTCGGCCGCGCGCGAGGCCGGCGTCAAGGTGATGCTGTCCGGGATGGGCGCCGACGAGCTGTTCGCGGGCTACCGCAAGCACCTCGCGAACCTGATCGCGCTGCGCTACCACAAGGTGCCGGGCGCGGTCCGCAAGCCGGTCGAGTCCCTGGTCGACCGGCTGCCGGTGGCCTCGGCCAAGCGAGGGTACCGGTCGGTGCGGTTCGCGAAGCGGTTCCTGTCCTTCGCGGGCCTGCCCGAGGAGACGGCGTTCCGGCGCAGCTACACGATGTACGACCAGGCCGAGCTGCTCTCGCTGGTGAACCCGGACTTCGCTCCCGCGGTCGAGGACGTCCTGACCGAGCACGCGGACACCTACAACGACCAGGCGCTCGACGACTTCGTCAACCGCATGTGCCTGGCCGACTCGAGGATGTTCCTGCCCGGGCTGAACCTGACCTACACCGACCGTTCGACGATGGCGGCGTCCACCGAGGTGCGGACCCCGTTCGTCGACGTCGAAGTCGTGCGCGCGGCGTTCAAGATCCCGGGTGACAAGAAGATCGTCGGCCGCGCGGGCAAGGTGGCGCTGAAGAACGCGGCGCTGAACATCCTGCCCAGCGAGATCGTGCACCGGCCGAAGGGCCTGTTCAGCGCGCCGCTGCGGGCGTGGATGAGCCGCGACCTGGCGCCGCTGGTGCGCGAAGTCGTCAACGAAGGCGTGCTCGTTTCCTCGGGATTCCTGCAGCGGGAGGCGCTGCAGCGCATGGTCGCCGAGGACGCGGCCGGCCAGGAGGACCGCGGCAAGCACCTCTGGCACGTCTTGACTCTTGAGTATTGGTACCGGAACGCGATGTCTGGAGCGGGAGCGAAGTGA
- a CDS encoding bi-domain-containing oxidoreductase yields the protein MKQVVQNYKSGELALLEVPEPACKAGGVLVRTVYSLISTGTEMMKVSEASMSLVGKAKARPDQVAKVMQSVATNGLSATYRKVTSKLDSYTPLGYSLCGIVEQVGDGITDVAVGDLVACAGNEHALHSELNWVPKNLYSRVPAGVDPRHAAFGTVGSIAMQGVRRGEPQIGDVALVIGLGLIGQLVVQLLTSSGVRVVGVDPDPERCKLAESLGALTCAHPASGIVDTAVDELTHGAGVDQTYLAAGGNTNDPVELAAKLSRDRGRVIDIGKCKLDLPWNAYYEKELDVRFSRSYGPGRYDPSYELEGRDYPIGQVRWTERRNLECVIDLIARDRLDVEPLITHVADFSSAVETYKSLNEGELKAVAVLFRYPDAVARTEPVVTSARVGLVSTPAAGLPAGQPVRLGFIGAGNYASSMLLPHLVERSDVRLEHVATTSALSGANAKRKFGFAAASTDIDNVLGDSSIDAVFVVTRHSSHAELTRQALLAGKSVFVEKPLALSPEELQKVLDAIEESGNDRLQVGFNRRFAPLLHEARGQFGPRVGPATVRYLVNAGRLDHGSWYNQTATEGSRFAGEGGHFIDTVSWLLDADPVSVYATGDLQVTLGYEDGSTAVITYAETGSSGFPKETLDLTADGKVLKFDDFVRASVYSRKKWASSRIPKGRDKGQAAEVDAFLSAVRTGGPMPISVASMAATTLATLAAQASVSNAAPVRIELPVKAGAPA from the coding sequence GTGAAGCAGGTAGTCCAGAACTACAAGAGCGGGGAACTGGCGCTCCTCGAGGTCCCCGAACCCGCCTGCAAGGCCGGCGGCGTGCTGGTGCGGACGGTGTACTCGCTGATCTCGACCGGCACCGAGATGATGAAGGTGTCCGAGGCCAGCATGTCCCTGGTGGGCAAGGCGAAGGCCCGCCCGGACCAGGTCGCGAAGGTCATGCAGAGCGTCGCGACCAACGGCCTCTCCGCGACCTACCGCAAGGTGACGTCCAAACTGGACTCCTACACCCCGCTCGGCTACTCGCTGTGCGGCATCGTCGAGCAGGTCGGCGACGGCATCACCGACGTCGCGGTCGGCGATCTCGTGGCCTGCGCGGGCAACGAGCACGCGCTGCACTCCGAGCTCAACTGGGTACCCAAGAACCTCTACTCGCGCGTCCCGGCCGGCGTCGACCCGCGGCACGCGGCGTTCGGCACCGTCGGGTCGATCGCCATGCAGGGCGTGCGCCGCGGCGAGCCGCAGATCGGCGACGTCGCCCTGGTCATCGGGCTCGGCCTGATCGGCCAGCTCGTGGTGCAGCTGCTGACGTCGTCCGGCGTGCGCGTCGTCGGCGTCGACCCCGACCCCGAGCGCTGCAAGCTCGCCGAGAGCCTCGGCGCGCTGACCTGCGCGCACCCGGCGTCCGGCATCGTCGACACCGCCGTGGACGAGCTGACGCACGGCGCGGGCGTCGACCAGACCTACCTCGCCGCCGGCGGCAACACGAACGACCCGGTGGAGCTGGCCGCGAAGCTCTCGCGCGACCGCGGCCGCGTGATCGACATCGGCAAGTGCAAGCTCGACCTGCCGTGGAACGCCTACTACGAGAAGGAACTGGACGTCCGGTTCTCCCGCTCGTACGGCCCGGGCCGCTACGACCCGTCGTACGAGCTCGAAGGCCGTGACTACCCGATCGGCCAGGTCCGCTGGACCGAGCGCCGCAACCTCGAGTGCGTCATCGACCTGATCGCGCGCGACCGCCTCGACGTCGAGCCGCTGATCACGCACGTCGCGGACTTCTCCTCCGCGGTCGAGACGTACAAGTCCTTGAACGAGGGTGAGCTCAAGGCCGTCGCTGTGCTGTTCCGCTACCCGGACGCGGTCGCACGCACGGAGCCCGTGGTCACGTCCGCCCGCGTCGGCCTGGTCTCGACCCCGGCCGCCGGGCTGCCCGCCGGGCAGCCCGTGCGCCTGGGCTTCATCGGCGCGGGCAACTACGCGTCGTCGATGCTGCTGCCGCACCTGGTCGAGCGTTCGGACGTGCGGCTCGAGCACGTCGCGACGACGTCGGCCCTGTCGGGCGCCAACGCGAAGCGCAAGTTCGGCTTCGCCGCGGCGTCCACGGACATCGACAACGTCCTCGGCGACTCGTCGATCGACGCGGTGTTCGTCGTGACCCGGCACAGCTCGCACGCCGAGCTGACGCGTCAGGCGCTGCTGGCGGGCAAGTCGGTGTTCGTCGAGAAGCCGCTGGCGCTGTCCCCCGAGGAGCTGCAGAAGGTCCTCGACGCGATCGAGGAGTCCGGCAACGACCGCCTGCAGGTCGGCTTCAACCGCCGGTTCGCGCCACTGCTGCACGAGGCCCGTGGCCAGTTCGGCCCGCGCGTCGGCCCGGCGACGGTCCGGTACCTGGTCAACGCCGGCCGCCTCGACCACGGCAGCTGGTACAACCAGACCGCCACCGAGGGCTCGCGCTTCGCCGGTGAAGGCGGGCACTTCATCGACACCGTGAGCTGGCTGCTCGACGCCGACCCCGTGTCGGTGTACGCGACGGGCGACCTCCAGGTGACGCTCGGGTACGAGGACGGCTCGACCGCGGTCATCACCTACGCCGAGACCGGCTCCTCCGGCTTCCCGAAGGAGACCCTCGACCTCACCGCCGACGGCAAGGTCCTGAAGTTCGACGACTTCGTGCGCGCGTCGGTGTACTCGCGCAAGAAGTGGGCCAGCTCGCGGATCCCGAAGGGCCGCGACAAGGGCCAGGCCGCCGAGGTCGACGCGTTCCTGTCGGCGGTGCGGACGGGCGGCCCGATGCCGATCTCGGTCGCCTCGATGGCCGCGACGACGCTGGCCACGCTCGCCGCACAGGCGAGCGTCTCCAACGCGGCGCCGGTCCGGATCGAGCTGCCGGTCAAGGCGGGTGCGCCGGCATGA
- a CDS encoding O-antigen ligase domain-containing protein, producing MATQTGIAGIRGEAAAERASATPKWAAVAWALLIINTLGSTGAKTVIPLPRSVSQLVTMGSLMTAFVIALALNKHLRIRPSAYLLLLTLLLVSSILSSADLQEGAGALFRCFRLTVFLSTLWLLTRWWDGGFTFVRAHIRTYSVVLASVAIGLVISPGNAMPEEYGGRLSGAVWPLTPPQIGQYAAVIAGLTLLLWFGRRTTWRSAVYIVVPALGLLLLTHTRTATLGLVAGLGVAFLSMLLTSARARKVFAWTVGIGGVAGVVLAGALQAWFLRGQSADNFSSLTGRAKVWDALLEAPRTTSEYIFGVGLTDKSYDGLPIDNSWLAIYHEQGFVGIALVAGFLLTLVVVAVLRPPSLARACAIFLITYCISASYTEAGLGDASPYLLHLALAASLLVRGVPQSDEQAFIPAKGTVA from the coding sequence ATGGCGACGCAGACCGGCATCGCGGGCATCCGCGGCGAGGCCGCCGCCGAGCGCGCGTCGGCGACCCCGAAGTGGGCCGCGGTGGCGTGGGCCCTGCTGATCATCAACACGCTCGGCTCGACCGGCGCGAAGACGGTCATCCCGCTGCCGCGCTCGGTCAGCCAGCTGGTCACCATGGGCTCGCTGATGACGGCGTTCGTGATCGCGCTGGCGCTGAACAAGCACCTGCGGATCCGGCCGAGCGCGTACCTGCTGCTGCTGACGTTGCTGCTGGTGTCGAGCATCCTGTCCAGCGCCGACCTGCAGGAGGGCGCCGGCGCGTTGTTCCGGTGCTTCCGGCTCACGGTGTTCCTCTCCACGCTCTGGTTGCTGACCCGCTGGTGGGACGGCGGGTTCACGTTCGTCCGCGCCCACATCCGGACGTACTCCGTCGTGCTCGCGTCGGTGGCGATCGGCCTCGTGATCTCGCCCGGCAACGCGATGCCGGAGGAGTACGGCGGCCGGCTGTCGGGCGCGGTCTGGCCGCTGACCCCGCCGCAGATCGGCCAGTACGCGGCGGTCATCGCCGGGCTCACGCTCCTCCTCTGGTTCGGGCGCCGGACCACCTGGCGCAGCGCGGTGTACATCGTGGTGCCGGCGTTGGGGCTGCTGCTGCTCACGCACACCCGCACGGCGACGCTCGGCCTGGTCGCCGGGCTGGGCGTGGCCTTCCTGTCGATGCTGCTGACCAGCGCCCGGGCCCGGAAGGTGTTCGCGTGGACGGTCGGCATCGGCGGGGTCGCCGGCGTGGTGCTGGCGGGCGCGCTGCAGGCGTGGTTCCTCCGCGGGCAGAGCGCGGACAACTTCTCCAGCCTGACCGGCCGCGCGAAGGTGTGGGACGCGCTGCTGGAGGCCCCGCGGACGACGTCGGAGTACATCTTCGGGGTCGGGCTGACGGACAAGTCCTACGACGGCCTGCCGATCGACAACAGCTGGCTCGCGATCTACCACGAGCAGGGTTTCGTCGGGATCGCGCTGGTGGCGGGGTTCCTCCTCACGTTGGTCGTGGTGGCCGTGCTGCGGCCGCCGTCGCTGGCTCGCGCGTGCGCGATCTTCCTGATCACCTACTGCATTTCGGCCTCCTACACCGAAGCCGGGCTCGGCGACGCGTCGCCGTACCTGCTGCACCTGGCTCTGGCCGCGTCGCTGCTGGTCCGCGGGGTGCCGCAGTCCGACGAACAAGCATTCATCCCGGCGAAGGGGACAGTCGCGTGA
- a CDS encoding phosphatase PAP2 family protein — protein sequence MRQLVRTAPAALPATLRAPLAMTAALATAVLVALGILHFHESGLTGIDAALLPSIDGVQPPWRYVALVFDFGGEPIGSTILVALLALVCFLVHRIRTAVLTVLGVVATVAVTTLLKPIVGRTIHGEFLSYPSGHTALATALAVVIALLLADRLGWGRAPAVVLVLGLAVVAGVAMGWAEVALGAHYPTDAVGGFCAALAAVPATAWLVDRVAERL from the coding sequence GTGAGGCAGCTGGTCCGGACGGCGCCCGCGGCCCTGCCGGCCACGCTGCGCGCCCCCCTGGCCATGACGGCTGCCCTGGCGACGGCGGTGCTGGTCGCGCTCGGCATCCTGCACTTCCACGAGTCGGGATTGACGGGGATCGATGCGGCGCTGCTCCCATCGATCGACGGCGTACAGCCGCCATGGCGGTACGTGGCCCTGGTCTTCGACTTCGGCGGCGAGCCGATCGGGTCGACGATCCTGGTCGCGTTGCTGGCGCTGGTGTGCTTCCTGGTTCACCGCATCCGGACGGCCGTGCTGACGGTGCTCGGCGTGGTGGCGACGGTGGCGGTGACGACGCTGCTGAAGCCGATCGTCGGCCGCACGATCCATGGCGAGTTCCTTTCGTATCCGAGTGGCCACACGGCGCTGGCGACCGCGCTGGCGGTGGTGATCGCACTGCTGCTGGCGGACCGGCTGGGTTGGGGCCGGGCCCCGGCGGTGGTGTTGGTCTTGGGGCTGGCGGTGGTCGCGGGGGTGGCGATGGGCTGGGCCGAGGTAGCCCTGGGGGCGCACTACCCGACGGACGCGGTGGGCGGGTTTTGTGCGGCGCTGGCGGCAGTCCCGGCGACGGCGTGGCTGGTGGACCGCGTGGCCGAACGGCTTTGA
- a CDS encoding right-handed parallel beta-helix repeat-containing protein — translation MTARFRLRRAAPLLGVLLTVAACSSGPDSSGPAQATPAPSGSVAAVCDKEPAGPATAPAGAVVVDPAVPGDLATKTRSAAAGTTFWLKPGKHILGDDKYDQISPKDGDAYIGAPGAVVDGRKINQYAFTGHGTNVKLTYLTVQGFAAPRDEGVVNHDSGDGWVIEHSTIQDNDGAGLMAGARQQVRGNCLRRNGQYGINAFSGSTPITALVVEGNEIAGNNTGDWEAKIDGCGCTGGVKFWDVNGADVRGNWVHDNHGTGLWADTNNNDFLIEGNLIENNDSAALIYEISYNAIIRDNTIRKNNWVDGRRYADKGDNFPTPAIYISESGGEPRIKARTAKIEISRNYLENNWSGITLWENADRYCNSPANTSSGDCTRLVPDVKTCADPAITSGPLLSDCRWKTQHVDIHDNKFVLDPAVVGCQASCGRMGLLSNFGTYPDWSPYKGAVVQEAITYKQDNRWHDNSYAGPWTFIAYTTDRILEVGEWEGSPYSQDTGSTYTAQGGG, via the coding sequence GTGACAGCCCGCTTCCGACTCCGCCGTGCCGCTCCGCTGCTCGGCGTCCTCCTCACGGTCGCGGCGTGCTCGAGCGGGCCGGACAGCAGCGGCCCGGCCCAGGCGACCCCGGCCCCCAGCGGGTCGGTCGCGGCGGTCTGCGACAAGGAGCCGGCCGGCCCGGCGACGGCCCCGGCGGGCGCGGTCGTCGTCGACCCGGCGGTGCCCGGCGACCTCGCCACCAAGACGCGCTCGGCCGCCGCCGGCACGACGTTCTGGCTCAAGCCGGGCAAGCACATCCTCGGCGACGACAAGTACGACCAGATCTCGCCCAAGGACGGCGACGCCTACATCGGCGCTCCCGGTGCGGTCGTCGACGGCCGGAAGATCAACCAGTACGCGTTCACCGGCCACGGGACGAACGTCAAGCTCACGTACCTGACCGTGCAGGGCTTCGCCGCGCCCCGCGACGAAGGCGTGGTCAACCACGACTCCGGCGACGGCTGGGTGATCGAGCACTCGACCATCCAGGACAACGACGGTGCCGGCCTGATGGCGGGTGCGCGCCAGCAGGTGCGCGGAAACTGCCTGCGCCGCAACGGCCAGTACGGGATCAACGCCTTCTCGGGCAGCACCCCGATCACCGCGCTGGTCGTCGAGGGCAACGAGATCGCCGGCAACAACACCGGCGACTGGGAAGCGAAGATCGACGGCTGCGGCTGCACCGGTGGCGTCAAGTTCTGGGACGTCAACGGCGCCGACGTGCGCGGCAACTGGGTGCACGACAACCACGGCACCGGGCTGTGGGCCGACACCAACAACAACGACTTCCTCATCGAGGGCAACCTCATCGAGAACAACGACAGTGCCGCGCTGATCTACGAGATCAGCTACAACGCGATCATCCGCGACAACACGATCCGCAAGAACAACTGGGTCGACGGCCGCCGGTACGCCGACAAGGGCGACAACTTCCCGACGCCGGCGATCTACATCTCCGAGTCCGGCGGCGAGCCGCGGATCAAGGCGCGGACGGCGAAGATCGAGATCTCCCGCAACTACCTGGAGAACAACTGGTCCGGGATCACGTTGTGGGAGAACGCCGATCGCTACTGCAACAGCCCGGCCAACACCTCGTCCGGCGACTGCACCCGGTTGGTGCCGGACGTCAAGACGTGCGCGGACCCGGCCATCACGAGCGGTCCGCTGCTGAGCGACTGCCGCTGGAAGACCCAGCACGTCGACATCCACGACAACAAGTTCGTCCTCGACCCGGCGGTCGTCGGCTGCCAGGCGTCGTGCGGGCGGATGGGCCTGCTCTCGAACTTCGGCACCTACCCGGACTGGTCGCCGTACAAGGGCGCCGTGGTCCAGGAGGCGATCACGTACAAGCAGGACAACCGCTGGCACGACAACAGCTACGCCGGCCCGTGGACCTTCATCGCGTACACGACCGACCGCATCCTCGAGGTCGGCGAGTGGGAAGGCTCGCCGTACTCGCAGGACACCGGCAGCACGTACACCGCACAGGGCGGGGGCTGA